The region AAGTTAGAAAGATTCCAGTATTGTACCAATCCTTAGACTCCTGATCCCTGACCTGTTGTGCCTAACTCTCCTGAGGTGGTAACTAGAAGTCTGTAAGGCTTCCCGCCTCTTTTTCAGGATGATGAGATTCACCAAAGAAATAGGAAAGGTCAATGATTAAACTTTGGCATTAGATGAACTTGGGATTGAATCCTAGTCTGTCACTtgttagttgtgtgaccttgagcaagtatttttattttgcagagCATCAgtcacctcatctgtaaaatagagatgataCAACTTGACTCTTAGAGTTGTCCTGGAGTTAAATGAAGTGCTGACTTAAACAATAGTTGTGGCTTTTATTTCTAAGGATTTTAACTGTGCCATCTGGCTTACTGAGGCTCTCCCCTATCTGGGAAttgtttctttgtaaattttctcatattttctctttcttttctttttgtatttgttgGGCTACTGTTATTAATCTCTGAATGTTCCCGTGATACCCCAGACTGTCTTTAGACACAGGTAGCATTCTGAATCTTCTGAGGCTAAATGTGTCTAGCCTCCAGTTTGAAGCAGGAACAAAGAGTGgtccttaaaaatgttaaaactcaCCTTTCTCTCTTACTTGTAACCATAGCTAAAACTTTGTATCATTGCTCGCTTTactcaaaaatgtatttaaattaattGACATTTTTTAAGAACTACAGAAATTTCCAAAGGCAGAAAGGATTGCTAGGTTTAGATTTTAGTTAATTTCCTTCTGATTGCTGTGTAACTCCAAGTTTAGGTGGAGTCATAATAAGGTAAGTTGATTGCTGctcttacaaaataaatttatacttgTATTAAAGGTTGCTTCAGTATCCTTAGATTGCCTTTTACCTTTGCTTTCCATCCTTGTTCTTTGTGAATCGAACATTTGTGAATGTGAGTAGCTTAATAATTTCCCCCCTTAATACTACTGAAGTTAATCaaaatttttgagaaactgcttCAGACCCTTAATGAGAGTGCATATGATGAGTACAGCACAGCATTTGGCCAGGCTCATTTACTGCATAAGTAATGTGCTTCCAGACCACAGCCATGCAGCTCAATTATGTTTCACAGAAGTACAAATAATTGTTATGGACTTCAACTATCACTCATAAGTAGTCTAAATAAGTACTAAAGAGTTATGTCTAACTAGATTATTggtataaaatgttttcaaatttttctagTCTAGTATTAGACTAGAAATAGCTAATTAGTTTAGCTTCCAAAATGAGGTCAAAGTAATATAGTATAAAATATGAATTGTATCGAAACTATGTTTATCAGACTTTTCCTCTCCCCCACTCAATTTTTATGggaggagggattttttttttctagttacaaATCGCCACATTGCTACAAATGAAAGGGTCTCAAGCTGAATTTGAACAGCAAGAACGGTTACTTGCCATGCTGGAGCAGAAGAATGGGGAAATTAAACATCTCTTAGGTGAAATTAGGAATCTGGAGAAATTTAAGGTATGTATAAACACCTTTAAAAAACACAGCCAAATTTTGGTTTGAGTATCTTAATCCTTCTAACTTGAACGAGTTTCTTTATTATGTAATTAACGTATAATTTCCGTTGAGATTTACcaatatttaatgttttcttctagtttctttaTGCTTTTCATATCTGTTGCTGTTGTAAATTGTAACTCAGTTATACTCAGAGTGCCCATATCTTTAGTGTACATACATATCTttagtgtatacatatgtatacatacatagttTACATACATATACCCCCTTATAATTACTCCCCAGCTCACGATATAGAATACTTCCAGCACTCCAGAGCAGCACTGTCATGTCCCTTTTAAGTGAGTCCTCCCACCTTCTAACTTTGTATCAGCTTTACATGTACAGATACTCTTGAacttcgtataaatggaatcattcattaCATACTCTTTTGCTTCTGTCTTCCACTCAACATTCTGTCAGTGAGATTTGTTCCTCCTGTTGAGTGTTACAGTAATTGATTCTTCTTCGGTGCTCTCCACCTCTGTTTTTTAATGGATGCATAGTAATACTTTTGTCACATTGTCCAATATTATGTGGCAACTGGAATTCATAGAGGTCTTTAATacgctatttaaaattttttgaaataaattcaaaGTCCCAGAAAAGTCATGAAATTATTTCTATACacccttcacccagattccccaaTTATCAATTTCACCAcatctgcttttttattttctctctctcatgtgtgtacatttttatcttaaacatttgagagtaagttgcaaaCCAGATACCCCTTAACCCTTATGTTGTACCTCAGTGTTGAAGCTTATCATTTTACATAACCGTAGTATTGATACAATGATCAAAATCAGGAAGCTAACATTGATATGTAGTTTTGGCTAAGTTGCCTTTTATATTTTACCAATTACCACTAATGTCTTTCttggaaaacaaaaatacccaAATGCTTTCCTTTCTAGGGTCCAATCTGtgatcattgtcttttttttttttttttttttttttttttgcggtacgtgggcctctcactgtcgtggcctctcccgttgcggagcacaggctctggacgcacaggctcagcggccatggctcacgggcccagccgctccacggcatgtgggatcttcccagaccggggcacgaacccgtgtcccctgtatcggcaagccgactctcaaccactgcgccaccagggaagccccatatgttgTCTTTAATTGCCAAGTCTCTTTAGTCTCCCTTAACCTGGAACAATTCTGTAGGCTTTCTTTAActtttatgaccttgacatttttgaagagtacagcCGTTTGCTTTGtagattttctctcattttaggGTGTGTGTGATATAATTAGATTCAGGCTATGTATTTTTGATGGAAAACTACAGGAGTATTATTATACCCTTCTCAATGTGTACATCAGGTGGCACATAATGTCTGTTTGTACCGTAACTGGTTATATTAACCTTGATTGGTTGTGGTTATGCCAGCAGGTTTCTCCAGTGTACGGTTATGAttcttccctttgtaattaataaatatcttgggGGGAGTTACTTATACCAAGTATATATCTGTTTTTCCTTATACTTGaacatccattgatgattcttgcctgaaacaGGTTCTGTGATGATTGCCAAATGATCATttcatcattccttctacatttattagttagAAGAATAATAAAGGGATTGAAAAGAACTTTCCTCCTCGCTTATTTATTGATATCATATAGCCTCATGAATTCTTATTTTATCCTATGGATTGTAGTCTGTAACTTCTTTATTTACTCTGATCGCCCAGATTTGGCCAGCAGGAATGCTTCCTTACTCTGGCACAACAAGATATTCCTAGCTCACCTGCCCCAGCCTTGGAATCAGCATTTCTGCAAGGAGCACGGGTTCCTTTAAGTGGACAATGGCACTTAGAAACCAAGAAATGGGCACTAGATGTGCTTATTGCTACTGGAATGTTATCACTTCTAGACCCTTTTAGCAGACAGAACTAGAAGTCTGTGTGCATATATTTagtgtatttatgtatgtgttaTATGCATATTTATGAATGTTTTGTGTGAATAGGTTTGTGTgagtatatgtatttatatatatatatacacataagaaAACCTTGATTTCATACTTAATAACTCCAGTTTGAATCTGATACCACAGGCTTCATTGCCTACCCCGTTTTACCCACCAGTGAAAAACCTGGCGGTTATTGTCCTcaatatatttgcttatttactcATTCTTAGAATACATATATTGATAGTTTCAGAATTACCCTACTCACTGAAGTTCAGGATTtgtttgtagttctttttgtttttagcctGAGGGTATATAGTCAAAATACTGTGTTCAAAAGTtaacttgggttttttttcccctcctcccttaCTCCTCTTTGGTATGAGTGTGTTATGCATCTGAAATACAGTTAGgtaagtttgtttctgtttctattttgttttgttgcccTCCATCCATCCTTGTTGAatttatgtatatacttttttccaTGTGAAACATTAACAAGGTTCTAAAAGAACTATAAAGAAGATACACTCAGAGACATATCTGTCTGCCCATCCCTCCTATGCTGTTTCCACCCCACCCCTTTAGGTAgccaatttcatttgtttctgatttactcatgctgtttctttttgcaaaaaGAGCAGCTTTATATaggctttattttctccctttttttttttggacaaaatGTAGCAATAACACAGATAGTCttttatactttcctttttttcatttaactttaacCTGGAAATCACTTCATCTCAGTTTAGAGAGACTTCCTAATTCTTATTAACAGCAACAaagaattccattgtatggattctCATACATTCTCCTGTTTCTGggtatttagattatttccattattttgcaGTTATATACAGTGCTATATATAGTGCTACAAAGTACATTTTGCatagatttgcatttccttattgtTGTAGATGTATCATCAGGGATAATTCCTACAGTGCAATTGCTGggtaaaaagtaaattaatacaTAGTTTTGTTAGATGTTCCCAAACTCCTCCACATGGCTTGTACCAATTTAGATTCCCGCTGGCAATAATGTATCATAGTGCATATCATTGTTTTATAGGTGTATTTATTTGCCTGTGTGTATAGAGGACTTAACACGTTTTCTTGTAGTATTTGTACAGTTTCACTTTTTACATTTAGAGATCTGATCTCTACTGAATTTTATTCTTGTGTATAGTGTGAGATATAAGTTgagttttatcttttccaaataactagccagttgtcccagcatcatttattaagAAGTCAATCTCGGTGGCagtgatttgtttatttatttactttatttatttatttactggctgcattgggtcttcgttgctgcacgcgggctttctctagttgcggcgagcaggggctactcttcgttgcagtgtccaggcttctcattgtggcttctcttgttgcagagcatgggctctaggcatgcgggcttcagtagttgtagcacgtggactcagtagttgcagcacatgggccctagagctcgcaggcttcagtagctgtggcgagtgggctcAGTATTTACAGTGCATGGGATCTAgggcatgcaggttcagtagtggctcgcggggtctagaacacaggctaagtagttgtggcacatgggcttagttgctccacagcatgtgggatctacccggaccagggatcaaacctatgtcacctgcattggcaggcagattcttaaccactgtgccaccagggaagttcctgtggCAGTGATTTAATAGGACACCTATACCATATATCAAATATCCATTTATgcttgagtctatttctggattttccatTCTATTCCACTGGCCTACTTCTCTGCACATCAGACTCATGCTTTTAATTTTAGAGGTTTTATAGTATGTTTTGTCTGGTAAGGCTATTCTCCCACCATAGCTTTTCTTTCTCAGCATTTTTCCTGGCTattctttcatgtttgtttttccctATGAACATCTTGTCTAGCTCCAAAAAAAATTTGTTGGCATTTTtattaggattgcattgaatttataaattaacttaGGGAGCACAGATATCTTCACACTAAAGAATTAATTAAAGTTTACAAATGACAAATTTTGTAAACATTAATAACCTTTTAGGCATTCTAAATTGTAGCTGTTAGTGTatcataaaattttaagtttatataacTTTCTTTCTCTTGTAAGAACTGTTGAAAGGACTGCAATTTTGGTTAAATTTGCAAAACATCTCTTGGCAGGTGTATGTGGCTCACTAGTGGACTCTGCACTATACTTTGACAATTACAGCTTTAAATTAGGGGCTTTTACCTGCAATCTCTGAAATTGTTTACAGGTTTTTAAGcagagttacatttttttttcccctagagaaATTGTACAGAGATTCCATCAGAATCTCAGAAGAGTGGGCACCAAAAATAACTGTAAggatctccactcttttttatatttttgtaatttatggCTTTGTCATAAAGGCCAGAACTAAACCCTGTGAGTAtttgtttcttccattttaaaagcCAGAAGAGAGAAACCAGAGGGAGGATACAGGTGTACTTAGAACCATAGGCTTTGGAGACAGATCTGCGTTCAGATTCTCTCTTCTCAGTTTACTTGCCTGTAGCATTGTGAgccagttccctcatctgtaggAGAGGAATGCTCATTCTTGTACCTACTTCAGAAGGTAAATGAGTTAAGTGGatagtgcttagcacagtgtctgccaTATGATAAGCATTCAATAAGTGGTAGCTGATACTATTATTAATAAACCTATGCTAACCTAATTTGTTACTTATTTTAAGTAATAAGAATTGTTTTCTTTAGAGTTTATATGAAAGTATGGAATCTAAGCCTTCAGCCAACTCTGTTGCTCTGGAAGATGACACCTATTACACAGATTTACTTCAAATAAAGCTTGAAAACTTAAAGTAAGTGTTGGGGGCCTGGGAAGACAGAGACTTTTTTGACTTGCTTATAATAAGTGgttatagtttcatttttaaattgccaaaagaaaattccagaaaggaaTGGCAACAGAAATACCTCTGTGTAGCAAATGAGATTTATTCAAGATATAATTAGTGCTGGTTATTGAAGAAAAATACTTTCAATGAATAATGAAATGTTTTTAgttctttatgtttttcataAAGCTTTTCAGATTAGTAagtaaaaaagaactttaaagtaGAAAATGTTCTTATAgtctaaatttttaaagaataaatatcatGTAACTTAAAACTTAAAGGAATTTATTTATACATGCGTAAATGTGGAAAATATGCCCCCCtttgttcatttcctttgaaatgagattgtttttctaatttgaaaCTGCtattgttaaatataaaaaagcttattttgcttattgtttctttgttACTAAAAACCCAGGGAAATACATTTTACTAAGagttcaaatatataatatagtaaataATTTGTAGTAACTATTACACTTGCTTattgtgttattttaatattccttggttctctttttttttttttaattaatatagcAAAGAGAATGAAAGCACTAAAGGTGAATTGTCCATCCAGCGAATGAAAGCATTATTTGAGAGCCAGCGGGCTCTGGATATTGAGCGAAAACTTTTTTTGAATGAAAGGTGCCTCCAGCTTTCCCAAAGTGAAAATATGAAACTGAGAGCTAAACTAGATGAGTTAAAACTGAAGTATGAACCTGAAGGTATGTATGTCtcatattttgtcttttctatCACAAGAAGCTCTGAGAgatcatatcatttttttttccttgctacaGCGTTATGCACATCATATTACAAACTAATTTGGCTATGTATctgtatttaataaatttattgctACAAAATGTGTAGGAAAATTCAAAGAAACTGGGTACTAGATGTGCATGAATATAATGGGTATTCTTTTTGGATATCTGTATAGTAGAACCTTGACATTTGAGACTTTTCCATTTAAGATTGCAGCATCTTACATAATACCAAAGAGTTCAGTTTTGTTGAGGCAACTGATGTTTGAGAGCTATATTAGTTAATACTAATGTttatagaaaacttaaaataatggAGACTTAAACAAGATAGGTATTTATTCCTCTCCCTGATAAAAGTCTGGAGGGGGCATTCTAAGACTGATCAATGTCAGGATCTAGGCTTCTTTTGCATTGTTCATCAACATATATCTCCTTGAGCAGAATTTAGTTACATGGCCTTACCTGCCTATAGGAGTAGCAGAGAAATTCAGCCTTGATTCTCAGGGTCCATGTTCCCAACTAAATCTTTGGGATTCTATTAAGGAATAGCAGGACGGATATTAGAGGACAACTATCAAGTGTAATCACTGAGATAGGAAATAGCCTAAGCATGTAGGCTCTGcatatgatacattttaaaaagtgattttacattatgtaaattaaaaaataaaaggcccaAAATAAAAGAGTCTAAGAATGTGATGGTTCTTAGACCAAAAAAAAGTTCTGTTACATGTTTTAGGTTATAGATTTTTCAGCCCCTATACTGTTCACATGCCTACAACTTTCTCTTCATTATTATTTCAGTGACTGAAGTGATTCTCAACAATAGTGGGGAGGTTGTCAGCAATAATAAGGAttctttatagtttaaaaaagcttctttttcccttatcctttctcccttccctgattaatAGCCTGTCCTGATTAAGAATTATCCATTTCAAATTTCAAAGGTCTGCTGTGAACTGAATACAGCAAGCAGGAGGAAGTATAATGAATCTAGATGGTGTGGATTTCAAAGGAGCAGtgctagagaaagggaaaatactGATTTAAAAACAATAGTGATACCAACAGGAACACCAGCCCCACATTCAACCATGGTTTCTCCAACCTCACCAATATTTTGATATTGAAAATGAAAGACACATTGGTATGGGGGTACAGAAAAGGTATTAGAACAGTTAATTCTGTGACTATGTATATGGACCCGCATAAGGGATGGAATGATGTTATGTTAATCCTTATAAGACACAGTATTGAGTCTTCACTCAATGGGTGcttttaatccccattttacaggtaaagaaaacaAAGCTCACGCCTTAGATTAAATGTGAATGCATATAGCACATTAACACGGTGCTTTACActtagtagttgctcaataaatgatgaCTATTATTAttcaaggtttaaaaaaagaaaatacaaagctcagagaggttaaggactttcccaaggtcacccagctgcaGAGTGTTGTTAGCACTAGGATTAGTACCTGGATTCCTTGACTCTTCGCCACTATATCCTTCCTGATTTCCATGGTGAGATCTTATGAAGCCCCATGCAACTTTTATCATAACCCTAGAAGAGAACATTTAAGTGTTCATTCCTAGAGAGTCAAATATATTGAGATCCTAAGGAAAAATTTATAGCCAGATAACCTCGAAAAGATATAGTTACTGGAatccatgaaaaagaaaggattaaAGACAATGTATTTCAGTAAGGAGATGAATGGGTTTTAAAGGAATGGaagtgggaaaaaaggaaaggaaaaaaatacatttataactaGTTTTACCTTATGTTGATTGTGTGATTTATTGACTAGGtctatttttaattggtttttttcTCAGAGAAAATTGAAGTGCCTGTACTCAAAAAGAGGCGTGAGGTACTTCCTGTGGATATCACCACCCCTAACGATGTATGTACCACCAGTGCTGTTGAGGAAGAAGTTTATAGATTACCACCTAAGAAAGAGGAGGTACAGTCCTGTCCTAACAATTTAGAAGATAACTTGCAATTGGAAAAGACAGTTTCTGTAAGCACATCAGGAGTCATTCTGTCTCCTTACAAAAATCTGTCCGTGGGTCCTCagccaaggaaggaaaagaaatgtgtgAAACTTATAGGAGTTCCAGCTGAGTCGGAAGCCTTAAGTGAAAGAAGTGGAAACACCCCTAACTCTCCCAGGTCAGTGTCCTCTTTCCTTCAAGGCAGTGAGCAGCCTTCTCCATCTCTTCTCTATCGCTGCATGAACTGCACTAtctgtttctttatctattttcttaGTATTGCATGCAGTATAATTCCCCAATTTCATCTGCCTACCTTCCGATTTTCTAAAACTTTAAGAAAGACTAAAATGATTACAGGGGAAAAGGACTCCTGAATAAgggaattgttttaaaaagtaacactTTTCTATGTCATGAGGCAGAAATACCCCAGTCTAGTACCTCTTTGAATGTTTTGTTGGTTTGAATAaatgtacagttttatttttttcctggttcaagAGTTGccgtgaaaaaaaattaacttatctCCTAAAAGGGCTTTCCATTAGTCTAAGAAATTCAGCCTTCCAAAAAACTGTTAGGTGAAATGTTTTATGGCTTTCGAAATTGTTTATCCTAAGCCTTCAAGAATGTGCTTTAATACCtattctgacattttaaaatatcacaggtAATTCATTTTCAATTTACACCCAAACTTCAAAGCCTCTAGTTTCTGCATAATTGAGTTTGTGACTAAAAGAGGAAGTGTCAGACGTGTGTCTGTAGGAATTAATGTTTTAAGGAccttatcctttaaaaaaaaaaattaaaataatagaaggCAGAAGGTAAGAGAAGTGAGTGGA is a window of Globicephala melas chromosome 3, mGloMel1.2, whole genome shotgun sequence DNA encoding:
- the SPDL1 gene encoding protein Spindly isoform X1, whose protein sequence is MEADIIADLRCKLKEVEEERLKAAQYGLQLVESQNELQNQLDKCRNEMMTMTENYEQEKYTLQREVELKSRMLESLSSECEAIKQQQKMHLEKLEEQLSRSHGQEVNELKNKLEKLKAELDEARLSEKQLKHKVDHQKELLSCKSEEMRIMSERAHESISSEMLALQIELTEMESMKTTLKEEVNELQYRQEQLELLNTNLMRQVDRLKEEKEEREKEAVSYYNALEKARVANQDLQVQLDQALQQALDPNSKGNSLFSEVEDRRAAMERQLISMKVKYQSLKKQNAFNREQMQRMKLQIATLLQMKGSQAEFEQQERLLAMLEQKNGEIKHLLGEIRNLEKFKSLYESMESKPSANSVALEDDTYYTDLLQIKLENLNKENESTKGELSIQRMKALFESQRALDIERKLFLNERCLQLSQSENMKLRAKLDELKLKYEPEEKIEVPVLKKRREVLPVDITTPNDVCTTSAVEEEVYRLPPKKEEVQSCPNNLEDNLQLEKTVSVSTSGVILSPYKNLSVGPQPRKEKKCVKLIGVPAESEALSERSGNTPNSPRSVSSFLQGSEQPSPSLLYRCMNCTICFFIYFLSIACSIIPQFHLPTFRFSKTLRKTKMITGEKDS